The DNA window GGCTCACCTCCACCTCGCCCCCGCGCGGCGTGTACTTGATCGCGTTGGTGACGAGGTTCAGGAAGAGGTGGCGCAGCCGCGTGCGGTCGCCGAGCACGGTCACCGGCTCGAGCGCGGGCAGCGCGATGCGCAGCCCCGCCGCCTCGCCCAGGATCACCGCCGTCTCGAACACCTCGCGCACGAGCGGCTCCAGCGGCACCGGCTCCAGGTGCAGGTCGAAGCGCCCCTCGTCGAAGCGCGCGAGCGTGAGCAGGCTGTCCACGAGGTCCGCCATGCGCGTGATCTCCTGCAGCGCCTCCTCCAGGCTCACCAGCTGCTCGGCCGAGCCGGCGGGCGTCGCCATCGCGCGCTCCACGTTGGCGCGCAGCACCGTCAGCGGCGTCTTGAGCTCGTGGCTCGCGTCGGCGGTGAAGCGCCGCAGCCCACCGAACGACGTCTCCAGGCGGCTGATCATCGCGTTCAGCGTCGCGCCCAGGCGCGCGAGCTCGTCGCCCGCCTCGTCGACGCCCAGGCGCCGGTGCAGGCTGCGGCCGTCCGTGATGGCCTCGACGGCGTCCATCATCGTGCCGAGCGGCTGCAGCGAGCGGCCCGCGATGTAGTACGCCGCGACCACCGAGGCGCCGAGCAGCACGGGCGCCACGGCCAGCATCGCGCCGAGCAGCTCCTGGCGCGCGCGGTCGCTGCTGCGCGTGGGCGTGGCGACGATGATCGAGCGGATCGGCCGCAGGGCGGCGCCGACGTCGTGGCGGACGACCAGCACGCGATCGGTGGAGTCGAGCCCGCGGGAGCGCGCGTAGGCCCCGTACTCGCCGCCCATGTAGCGGCGGATCGAGAGCTTGCCCGAGAGCGTGGGCGTCAGGCGCCGCGCCTGCGCGACGACCTTCTCCGCCTCGCCGACGTCGAGCAGCCGCGCCTCGACCGAGTGGTAGATGATGCGGCCGCTCGTGTCGGTGACGAGCACGATGTTGGGGAGCGCCTCGAGCAGGAGCCGCGCGCGGTCCACCAGCAGCGGGCCCACCAGCGAGTCCTGCGTCTCGACGAGCGGCAGGTCCCCGCTGCGGCTGCGCGCCTGCAGGAGGAGGCGGGCGGACATCTCCGCCTCCTCGTTGACGTAGCGCTGCAGCTCGCGGTCGCCGGCCGCGCCGCGCGCCAGCCAGAGCGTGGCCGCGAAGATCCCCAGCGTCGCCGTGACGGCGAGCGCGTAGGTCGCGGTGAGTCGCGCGCGGATGGACGGCATGGCGGGTCGCGGCGCGGATCGCGGCTCAGGCCTTCACGACGTATCCGACCCCGCGCACCGTGTGGATCAGCTTCTGCTCGTGGCGCGCGTCCACCTTCTTGCGCAGGTGGTTGATGACCACGTCGACGATGTTGGTGCCGGGATCGAAGTGGTACCCCCACGCGTACTCGGTGATCAGCGTGCGACTCATCACGCGGCCCGCGTGGCGCATCAGGTACTCGAGCACCGCGTACTCCTTGGGCGTCAGCTCGATGCGCTCGCCCGTGCGGCGGACCTCGTGCGTCGCCTGGTCCAGCTCCAGGTCGGCCACGCGCAGCGTCGGCGACGCGATCGCCCGCGGGCGGCGGGCCAGCGCCTCGACGCGCGCCAGCAGCTCCTCGAACGCGAACGGCTTGGTGACGTAGTCGTCGGCGCCCGCGCGCAGCGTCGCGACCTTGGCGTCCACCGCGTCCTGCGCGGTCAGCACGAGCACGGGGCTCGCGAAGCCGCGGCCGCGCAGCCCGTTCAGCACGTCCAGCCCGGAGCGCCCCGGCAGGCGCATGTCGAGGATGATCAGGTCGTACGCGCCGCTGCCCGCCATCCGCTCGCCGGCCTCGCCGTCGGCGACGAGGTCCACCACCCAGCGCTGCTCCTCGAGGCCGCGCTTCACGAACTGGCCGACGGTCGGGTCGTCTTCGATGACGAGGATCTTCACGGGCTGGTGGGCGGGTGACGGTGGGCGCCGCCCTGGCCGGGCCGGTCCGCGGATGCCGGCCGACAAGGTAACGCGCGACACCGCGAGGCCGCAGCCTCGCCTCGTCGCTAGCGCTCGAACGCCGCGAGTGGCAGCTCCGTCTCGCCCCACGCGAGCCGCGCGGCCGCCGCCGCGACAACGGCCGCCAGCTCGGCCGCGTTGCCGGGCCAGGACCGCGCCTCCAGCATCGTGCGCGCATCCGTCGTGAGCGTGACGGGCGCGCCCGCGCGGCGCGACGCCAGCTGCTCGGCCACCACCGTCACGTCGCCGGGGCGCGCACGGAGCGGCGGCAGCCCCACGACCGCGTCGCCGAACGGCGCACGCAGCACCGCCTCCTGCCCCATCGCGACGCGCTCCACGGTGCCGACGAGCGCGTGGCCGCCGGCCGGCGCGGCGGCCGCCGCGACGAGCTGCTCCAGCACTCGCGGCTCCACCGTCTCGACGCCGCGCAGCAGCAGCGTGCCACCCGCGGCGAGCTGCGACAGCGATGGGACGGCCGGCCCGCCCTCCGCATCCACCGCGCGCCCGTGCAGCCGCGCCACCCGCTCGTCCGCCGGCATCGCGCGCGGATCGGCGTCGACGAACGGACCGCTGCGGCCGGCGTGCGCGTGCAGCCAGCGCGCGAGCGTGCGCTTCCCGGTTCCCGGCTCGCCGATCAGCAGCAGCGGTGCGCCCGACGCCGCCGCCGACTCGGCGCGTGCGACCGCGTCCGCGAGCGCGGCGTCCGTCGTCACGAAGCGCGGCACGGGCACGTCGGCCACCGACGTCGCGGCGAGCGCGCGGCGCATCGCGCGCTTCTCGGCGGCGCGGTGCACCAGCAGGTCGATCTCCGCCATGCGATACGGCTTCGCGACGGCGTCGTACGCGCCCTGCCGCAGCGCACGCAGCTGCGTCTCCGCCGCGCCGTTGCCGGTGACCACGATGACCTCGGGCGCGAGCGGCAGCGCGCGCGCGGCGGCCAGCAGCGCCAGGCCGTCCAGCCCCGGCATCTGCACGTCGGTGAGCGCGACGTCGAAGTCGCGCTCGCGCAGCGCCGCGAGCGCCGCCTTCCCGTCGCGCACGAGCGTGACGTCGTGGCCGCGCCCGACGAGGAACTGCTCCAGCAGCGTCCCGAGGTGCGCCTCGTCCTCGGCGACGAGCACGCGCACCGGCCCGCGTGCCGCGGCGCCCACCGGTGCGCCGCCGCTCACGCCGCCAGCGGCAGGACCACGCGGAACGTGCTGCCCTGCCCCGGCTCGCTGTCGACCGCGATGCGGCCGCCGTGGTCGCGCACGATGCCGTAGCAGATCGCGAGGCCGAGCCCCGTCCCGGCGCCCGGCTCCTTGGTCGTGAAGAACGGCTCGAAGATCTTCGGGAGCGCCTCGCGCGCGATGCCCGTGCCCTCGTCCTCGATCTCCAGCACCGCGCCGTCGGCGCTGGCGCGCGTGCGCAGCGTGACCGCGGCCGGCATGTCGTCCTCGCCGCGCGCGATGCCGTCCACCGCGTCGGCCGCGTTCAGCAGCAGGGCCATCGCGACCTGCGTCATCTGGTCCGGATCGCACAGCACGCGCGGGCCGGTGCCGTCCTCGAGGTCCAGGCGCACCAGGCAGCGCTTGAAGCGCGAGTGGTGCTTGAGCAGGAAGAGCGTCTGCTCCACTACCGCGTTGAGGCCGAGCGCCACGCGCTGCAGGGGCTTGGCGCGGCTGAAGTTCAGCAGCCCCTCGGCGATGCCGCGGCAGCGGTGCACCTCGTGGTCGATGATGCGCAGGTACTCGCCGAAGCCCGGCGGCGCCTGCTGCGCGCGCGGCAGCTCGGCCAGCGACACCGTCATCGTCTCGGCGCACGCGGCGATGGTCGCCAGCGGGTTGTTGATCTCGTGCATGACGCCGGCCGCGAGCTGCCCGATGGCGGCCAGCTTCTCGGCCTGCGCGGTGCGCTCCAGCGCGCCCTTCCACTCCGTGATGTCCTCGCCCACGGTGATGACGTGCGACACCGCGCCCGACTCGTCGCGCATCGGGATCTTCGAGAGGCGGTACGTGCGCAGCTCGCCGGTCGAGCGCGAGTCGAGCTGCAGCTGCTGCAGACGGCCCGTCGCGAACACCTCGTCGAACTCCGCGCGCATGAGGGCGGAGTTCTGCCGCGTCATGACGTCGAAGATCGAGCGGCCCAGCGCGGCCTCGCGGGCGAGACCCTGCGTGCCGACCTCGCGCTTGCGGTTCCACAGCTGCACGCGGTAGTCGCGGTCGATCACGTAGACGCCGAGCGGCAGCGAGTCCACCACCGTCTCGGCGAAGCGGCGCTGCTCGTCCAGCTCCGCGGTGCGCGTGTCGCGCTCCGCCGTGAGCGTCTCGGCGCGCGCCGCGTGGCCCACGAGGACGGCGAGCAGGTCCGCCACCGGTCCGACGGTCGGCGCCGCCGCGGCGGCATCGCCCCCCGCGAGGACGACCGCGCCCACCAGCTGCCCGCGCAGCCGGAGCGCGGCCGCGTGGCAGTCGCCGGCGGTCGCCATGGCGCCGTCGACGAAGAGGGCGCGCGCCGCCGCCGCCTCGTCCGCGATCGCGTCGCCCGCCGCCCAGCGACGCTCCGGGCCCGAGACGCCCGGGATCCAGACGGACGCCGCCGACAGGCCGTGCGCGGCGCGCAGCTCGGCCAGCGCGGAGGGGAGCACGAGGTCGGGCTCCGCCTGGCGGGCGGCCAGCGTGACGAGGGTGGAGAGCAGTGGGGCGGACACGATGTCGCGAGGCGGGGGGCGGGCGGGGAGCGGCAACGTAGCCGTCGCGCTCGTCACCGGACAAGATGACCGGTAGATGACCGGTG is part of the Roseisolibacter agri genome and encodes:
- a CDS encoding sensor histidine kinase yields the protein MPSIRARLTATYALAVTATLGIFAATLWLARGAAGDRELQRYVNEEAEMSARLLLQARSRSGDLPLVETQDSLVGPLLVDRARLLLEALPNIVLVTDTSGRIIYHSVEARLLDVGEAEKVVAQARRLTPTLSGKLSIRRYMGGEYGAYARSRGLDSTDRVLVVRHDVGAALRPIRSIIVATPTRSSDRARQELLGAMLAVAPVLLGASVVAAYYIAGRSLQPLGTMMDAVEAITDGRSLHRRLGVDEAGDELARLGATLNAMISRLETSFGGLRRFTADASHELKTPLTVLRANVERAMATPAGSAEQLVSLEEALQEITRMADLVDSLLTLARFDEGRFDLHLEPVPLEPLVREVFETAVILGEAAGLRIALPALEPVTVLGDRTRLRHLFLNLVTNAIKYTPRGGEVEVSLRHFESTVAFVVRDTGIGIAAADLPYIFDRFWRADRARSRRVHGERGAVERGGFGLGLAIAQWITQAHGGTISVVSRLTRGTTFTVTLPVPTVEELATVEAEA
- a CDS encoding response regulator transcription factor; this translates as MKILVIEDDPTVGQFVKRGLEEQRWVVDLVADGEAGERMAGSGAYDLIILDMRLPGRSGLDVLNGLRGRGFASPVLVLTAQDAVDAKVATLRAGADDYVTKPFAFEELLARVEALARRPRAIASPTLRVADLELDQATHEVRRTGERIELTPKEYAVLEYLMRHAGRVMSRTLITEYAWGYHFDPGTNIVDVVINHLRKKVDARHEQKLIHTVRGVGYVVKA
- a CDS encoding sigma-54-dependent transcriptional regulator; this translates as MSGGAPVGAAARGPVRVLVAEDEAHLGTLLEQFLVGRGHDVTLVRDGKAALAALRERDFDVALTDVQMPGLDGLALLAAARALPLAPEVIVVTGNGAAETQLRALRQGAYDAVAKPYRMAEIDLLVHRAAEKRAMRRALAATSVADVPVPRFVTTDAALADAVARAESAAASGAPLLLIGEPGTGKRTLARWLHAHAGRSGPFVDADPRAMPADERVARLHGRAVDAEGGPAVPSLSQLAAGGTLLLRGVETVEPRVLEQLVAAAAAPAGGHALVGTVERVAMGQEAVLRAPFGDAVVGLPPLRARPGDVTVVAEQLASRRAGAPVTLTTDARTMLEARSWPGNAAELAAVVAAAAARLAWGETELPLAAFER
- a CDS encoding two-component system sensor histidine kinase NtrB is translated as MSAPLLSTLVTLAARQAEPDLVLPSALAELRAAHGLSAASVWIPGVSGPERRWAAGDAIADEAAAARALFVDGAMATAGDCHAAALRLRGQLVGAVVLAGGDAAAAAPTVGPVADLLAVLVGHAARAETLTAERDTRTAELDEQRRFAETVVDSLPLGVYVIDRDYRVQLWNRKREVGTQGLAREAALGRSIFDVMTRQNSALMRAEFDEVFATGRLQQLQLDSRSTGELRTYRLSKIPMRDESGAVSHVITVGEDITEWKGALERTAQAEKLAAIGQLAAGVMHEINNPLATIAACAETMTVSLAELPRAQQAPPGFGEYLRIIDHEVHRCRGIAEGLLNFSRAKPLQRVALGLNAVVEQTLFLLKHHSRFKRCLVRLDLEDGTGPRVLCDPDQMTQVAMALLLNAADAVDGIARGEDDMPAAVTLRTRASADGAVLEIEDEGTGIAREALPKIFEPFFTTKEPGAGTGLGLAICYGIVRDHGGRIAVDSEPGQGSTFRVVLPLAA